The genomic window CAGGTAAGGTGTTGTAGATGAAAAAATTAACAGCATCTGCCCTGTTAAAATTATTTACATTTTTGATTTGATCGATGATTTCACTCAATAATTCTGCTCCATCAATAGGTTTGGGATGAAGACCTTGAGCTTTTCTGTCTTCAATCTCCTGGATATAATCGTTATAAATACTCATCTTAGCTATTTTATTCTTTTTGTTATAAGATTGTGCAACAAAATGTACACCCGCTTTTTACAAAAAAGAATACTGTTTTTGTATATTAATTTGCGTTTACTGAGCCAATAGGGCCGAGTTTTTTGGTTAAAACAAAAATAGCAAAAAACAACCCTTAAATGTAATTTAGGCAGGCGATTAAACAATTTGGAATTATTCTAAACAACGAAAAAAGAGGGAGGATTAAAGGTCATAAAAACTGATCAATCATGGAAAAATATCGGCTGGATTTATGATTTTAATATGTGTTTTTTTAGCGCTTAATATTTCAAGATTAGACAAGTGTTAGTTTTCAATTTAATCTTATTGCCGCTTTCTCATTATCTATAAAAATCAGGTTTCGCTCAGTAAGGGTATTATCAAAAACGTTTATTTAAAAGTGATATTAATCCTCACAAATGCCATCATGGATATCGTAGAAAAAGCCTAGGCTCCTAGCTTTGTAATTACCTAATGTATCGATATTAACTTTAAACGGTTCAGTTCTAACGGTGCATTTATGAAATTTTACTAGATAGAATTCATAACCATCTTTAACTTTTTTATATGAACTGCCGATGTCTCTTTCATAATCGACTGATAAATTATTGATATCGGCAATTAGCAAAGCTTCTTCTATGCTGTCAATCTTTCCTATAAAATTGATCAGTTGGGCTTTATTTATAGCCAGTTTTAGGTGATTATTTTCTATATAAGCAATATAAAAATAACCTTGCCACATTTTGTATATGAAGCCTAATTTAGGATCATCGAATTTATTATTCATGAGGTAAGAAATGTCGCCTTTTCCAGTTATGATTTCCGTATTACGCAAATATCCCTCTCGAATACATACCCAAAATTGATAATCTTTGTTCGGTCGAATAGCCCTAATTAGTGCTTCAGTTGAATTCATCCCCAGCGGGATTTTTTCAAAACCTTGCTCAATCTTTCTGTTGCATGATAACAGTAGTAAAGAAATAATAAAAAGATAATATCTTGTCAGTTTATGGAACATATGGCTCTTTTAACTGATGATGGATAATTATAGGCTTTTACATAACCGTTCGTTATCGGACAGATTTGTGCGATTTTGAACAGTTATTTGTTTTTAAATATGTTAATTTATTGATATTCAGATTGTTGATGCGTGTTTGGCGCCTTGGCATAAGATTAGCTTAAGGCTAAAGCGTTGAAAATGTAAAACCTTTTTCACTAAAATAAGCCAATACTTTTGGAAGTGCGTATGATAAACGGGTCGAATGCTTTTAAACTGTCATGAAATACAATTATAGAACCATTTTCGGTATGTTTAATCACATTTTGATAACATTTTTCGGGCGAAAGCTTAGTGTCGAAATCGCCGCTGAGTACATCCCACATTACGATTTGGAATCCTGAGATTTGAGATTTGAGATTTGAGATTTGAGACTTCTTAATTCTTCCGTAAGGTGGGCGGAACAGATTTGTCTGTGTAAGTTCCTGGCA from Flavobacterium sp. W4I14 includes these protein-coding regions:
- a CDS encoding hypothetical protein (product_source=Hypo-rule applied; superfamily=50249) produces the protein MFHKLTRYYLFIISLLLLSCNRKIEQGFEKIPLGMNSTEALIRAIRPNKDYQFWVCIREGYLRNTEIITGKGDISYLMNNKFDDPKLGFIYKMWQGYFYIAYIENNHLKLAINKAQLINFIGKIDSIEEALLIADINNLSVDYERDIGSSYKKVKDGYEFYLVKFHKCTVRTEPFKVNIDTLGNYKARSLGFFYDIHDGICED